From Aptenodytes patagonicus chromosome 1, bAptPat1.pri.cur, whole genome shotgun sequence, one genomic window encodes:
- the NDUFC2 gene encoding NADH dehydrogenase [ubiquinone] 1 subunit C2, with protein MAFLPDESRSLPPPPLLNKASAWLGLVGWVAALLDNGFNHRPVFRAGVHRQILFTTVGWFVGYYLIKRTEYVHAKLDRELSEYVRQHPEDFKAAEKRRIGELLEDFYPVR; from the exons ATGGCGTTCCTCCCGGACGAGTCGCGgtcgctgccgccgccccccctcCTCAACAAGGCCTCGGCTTGGCTGGGTCTGGTCGGCTGGGTGGCGGCGCTGCTGGACAACGGCTTCAACCACCGTCCCGTCTTCCGGGCCG GCGTTCACCGCCAGATCCTGTTCACTACCGTGGGATGGTTTGTGGGCTATTACCTCATTAAACGTACGGAGTACGTACATGCCAAACTGGACAGAGAGTTGTCCGAGTACGTCAGGCAGCACCCGGAAGACTTTAAAGCAGCAG AAAAGAGGAGAATAGGAGAGCTGCTGGAGGATTTCTACCCAGTTCGCTGA
- the LOC143156887 gene encoding mid1-interacting protein 1-B-like translates to MEQYFSATQKMEQEVMFPSLLRGVFPQQEGAAPAAGGHADLYERYQLLKAIKPMVEKGLASVNDQSQTGADTDTSSDDSDTMDAQLEERLSHHLAGLQQVLTHLTRDANALTRRYSQILEQISPSEGQPSW, encoded by the coding sequence ATGGAGCAGTACTTCTCAGCCACGCAGAAGATGGAGCAGGAGGTGATGTTCCCCAGCCTGCTGCGAGGGGTCTTCCCGCAGCAggagggggcggccccggccgcgggcGGCCACGCGGACCTCTACGAGCGCTACCAGCTCCTCAAGGCCATCAAGCCCATGGTAGAGAAAGGCCTGGCCTCTGTCAACGACCAGAGCCAGACCGGCGCTGACACCGACACATCCTCGGATGACAGTGACACCATGGATGCCCAGCTGGAGGAGCGCCTGTCCCACCACCTGGCCGGCTTGCAGCAGGTCCTCACCCACCTCACCAGGGACGCCAACGCCCTCACCCGGAGGTACAGCCAGATCCTGGAGCAGATCAGCCCCAGCGAGGGGCAGCCCAGCTGGTGA
- the LOC143156939 gene encoding mid1-interacting protein 1-B-like has protein sequence MEQYFSATQKMEQEVMFPSLLRGVFPQQEGAAPAAGGHADLYERYQLLKAIKPMVEKGLASVNDQSQTGADADASSDDSDTMDAQLEERLSHHLAGLQQVLTHLTRDANALTRRYSQILEQISPSEGQPSW, from the coding sequence ATGGAGCAGTACTTCTCAGCCACGCAGAAGATGGAGCAGGAGGTGATGTTCCCCAGCCTGCTGCGAGGGGTCTTCCCGCAGCAggagggggcggccccggccgcgggcGGCCACGCGGACCTCTACGAGCGCTACCAGCTCCTCAAGGCCATCAAGCCCATGGTAGAGAAAGGCCTGGCCTCTGTCAACGACCAGAGCCAGACCGGCGCTGACGCCGACGCATCCTCGGATGACAGTGACACCATGGATGCCCAGCTGGAGGAGCGCCTGTCCCACCACCTGGCCGGCTTGCAGCAGGTCCTCACCCACCTCACCAGGGACGCCAACGCCCTCACCCGGAGGTACAGCCAGATCCTGGAGCAGATCAGCCCCAGCGAGGGGCAGCCCAGCTGGTGA
- the LOC143156992 gene encoding mid1-interacting protein 1-B-like isoform X2, with amino-acid sequence MEQYFSATQKMEQEVMFPSLLRGVFPQQEGAAPAAGGHADLYERYQLLKAIKPMVEKGLSSVNDQNPTSTDSNTALDEGADSNLEERLYHHVNGLQQVLTDLTKNTKALTRRYSQILEQINLSEG; translated from the exons ATGGAGCAGTACTTCTCAGCCACGCAGAAGATGGAGCAGGAGGTGATGTTCCCCAGCCTGCTGCGAGGGGTCTTCCCGCAGCAggagggggcggccccggccgcgggcGGCCACGCGGACCTCTACGAGCGCTACCAGCTCCTCAAGGCCATCAAGCCCATGGTAGAGAAAGGCCTGTCCTCTGTCAATGACCAGAACCCGACCAGCACCGACTCCAATACAGCCTTAGATGAAGGTGCAGACAGCAATCTGGAAGAGCGCCTGTACCACCACGTCAATGGCTTGCAGCAAGTTCTGACAGACCTCACCAAAAACACCAAAGCCCTCACCCGGAGGTACAGCCAGATCCTGGAGCAGATCAACCTCAGTGAAG GGTGA
- the LOC143156992 gene encoding mid1-interacting protein 1-B-like isoform X1, translated as MEQYFSATQKMEQEVMFPSLLRGVFPQQEGAAPAAGGHADLYERYQLLKAIKPMVEKGLSSVNDQNPTSTDSNTALDEGADSNLEERLYHHVNGLQQVLTDLTKNTKALTRRYSQILEQINLSEGQSSS; from the coding sequence ATGGAGCAGTACTTCTCAGCCACGCAGAAGATGGAGCAGGAGGTGATGTTCCCCAGCCTGCTGCGAGGGGTCTTCCCGCAGCAggagggggcggccccggccgcgggcGGCCACGCGGACCTCTACGAGCGCTACCAGCTCCTCAAGGCCATCAAGCCCATGGTAGAGAAAGGCCTGTCCTCTGTCAATGACCAGAACCCGACCAGCACCGACTCCAATACAGCCTTAGATGAAGGTGCAGACAGCAATCTGGAAGAGCGCCTGTACCACCACGTCAATGGCTTGCAGCAAGTTCTGACAGACCTCACCAAAAACACCAAAGCCCTCACCCGGAGGTACAGCCAGATCCTGGAGCAGATCAACCTCAGTGAAGGTCAGTCCAGCTCTTGA